The sequence below is a genomic window from Dermochelys coriacea isolate rDerCor1 chromosome 17, rDerCor1.pri.v4, whole genome shotgun sequence.
TCTGTGGGACCAAGTGTGGTATCTTTCCTTTCAGGTCCTGCTTCTGTGTTAGAaattaataggagttttgctattgacttcagcaatGACAGATTCAGGCCTCCTGAAGTTTGTCATGAATGGTGGTGACCTGCTCTCTCCATAAGTATCCAAACTCTGCAAGCCAGGATGCTGCGATTAGGATTATAGCACAAAGGGGATCCAAGCACTTTTGCATCCTGACGGCTATTGTGAAACCCTGCTCTGTTTAAATAGGATTATTTTGCAAGTTAACTCAGGCACTGTAGAAGGGTAGCATTACTGTTTGGTAGCACCAGGGTTGGGGAAGCAGCAGTATTTCTAAAGTGAACAGCTGCTGCTTTAGTGCTAGTGACATTGAATCAAATTGTTGCAACGACTCTTAGTCTGCAGTCATAGCTACTTGGGTGTAGAAACCTGACTGTTCCTGGCCATCTCTGGGAGGCTAGTGGGTCTCTGAGCGCTCTGAGAGGATAAAGGTCAATCCACCTCTGGGCCTATATGTGTCCTACCAATCCCTCTTAGGGTGAGATTTGCTGCACTGCTTGTGCTCCTCTTTAAGGCAGGTAAATGATTCTCATATCCTAGCCCTGACAGGACTTGTGGTGTTTGAGTGTTAAAATCTCACTGGGGATAGATGTAAAAACTACCAATTTGATTGGCCCCAGCTAGGAAACTGCTTCAGCCTCATTTTGGTGGAGAGCTGCCTTGAAATCCCGAAACCTACGAGAGTTGGCACAATAGGAAAGTGAGGGGTGGGTCCCTGCAAGTGGTTCTGTATAGTGTGGGAGAGTTGAAAGGTGGCTTGAATGCCAGACTTTTTGCAGactttcattttccaactcctcTATTGTCTAgctctgtgcagggctggcaggtgGTTTGCCAAAAGGGAATTCCTTCTTCCCACAATATTAAACCAAACCAGAGTTTTCTATGCCTTTTGCAAGGGGaactgagtagcagccgtgttagtctgtattcgcaaaaagaaaaggagtacttgtggcaccttagagactaaagctgtagctcacgaaagcttatgctctaataaatttgttagtctctaaggtgccacaagtactccttttctttttgcaagggGAACTGTTAACCAGCTTCTCATTCAGCCTGGTTTTGTCTACGACCCAGTTAACATGCTGCAATTCTTCCCCAACTGCTGCCACAGAGCATTTCATTgtgtcctttcttacagacagttCAGGCTTCCCCTTCTTAGGAACACAGGACTAGCCATGTTGGATCTGACCCAAGGCCCACCTAACGCTGTATcttgtctgacagtggccagtgctagatgcttccGGAGGTGCAAGAACCCTTCCAGAGGCAGAAGTGTGCTAATCTTTCCCCTACCTGAGGTCTCATTctggtctctaatagttagagatttgCGTAAGCCCTACAGCATGAGGTTTCCTacctgctggtggtggtggttgtgaaACACTAATGCCTGCTAGTACCCCCACATTTGACTCCATGTGTCTGCCATTTTGAAGAATGGGGATGGGATGGCACGCCCTGGCTAGAAGAGAACAGGCTCCGTCAGCTGGAACGCCGGGCAGTAAACACTTTAGTGTAGTCCATGCCTTGCTAAAGGAACTCTAGGTAGTGGGGTTAGCAGCAGCAGAGGGttaattctccccccaccccaggcagcatTAGCAAGTCAGCCCCCTTTTTAATGAGCATCGCCAGGTGGCCCAGGAGACGCAGTTGCCGTCTGTTGTAGGTATTTCCTGCAATGCTGCAGTCATGCCTGTTTAGACAGTTGTCTAAAGATAATGAAGCCATGAAAGTAAACCAGACTTCCCATCCTGCTGTATTGTGGTGATTGATCCGATGACTTCTACTGACACGTCGGTAAAAACATCCAAGAGCGAAGAAGCAAATGCCGTTTCCGTACCAAAAACCACTGCTGTTGGCTTTGATTTCATCTTGGCTTCTGTAACCTGGTGCGGGCAATAATTGCCTCCCAAGTGGCTGTAGCTTTGTTAAAGCAACTGGTGCTTTGCTTGCAGGAGTCAGACTCTGGGTCTGGAGTTAACTGCTCACATCAGGCAGGGGAGACATTTTGCAGTGTTGGGATTTCCAAGCAAACAGTCCAAACAGGATGAGGGCTGCATTTGCAGTGAACTTGCCATGCAGCAATAGCAAAGTAACGATATCGTGTTACAAATCTCTTGACATTTATTGCACCAAAGTCAAGTCAGTTACACAAACGTCTTGCTATTTCTATCTGCATTTGAAGGACCTGTACCCAGTTATTAATGGAGGGGTCACGGAGACAACTGAGCTGCTAAAGGAGAGGTTTGATCACATCTTCTATACTGGGAGTTCCCAAGTGGGCAAAATTGTCATGGAAGCTGCTGCCAAGCACCTCACCCCTGTCACTCTTGAACTGGGTGGAAAAAGTCCGTGTTATATTGATAAGGACTGCAATATTGAAATTGCCTGCAGGTGAGCTCATCCTCTAGGGATTCTAGTGCTGTGGGCGGGGTGAAGTCCATGAGGAATGTTTGTGGCTCACAGTGTTGGACACATGCCTCCCTGACTATGGTGGTGTCTTATGGCCAGGCTGTCCTTTCCTACACTGGTTTCTCTCTGTCTTGGGGTATTGGTTGTCTCCCACTTGGCCCCACTTCTGCATGTTTGAGTTTTAACAAATAGAAACTGAAAGATGAACCTTTTATTTTAGCATGTTTGGCTctgttaatgttttttaaaagcttttatctaattagtttaaataaattagatgTAGCAGTTTTCACAATTGATTATACTTGACTGACCACATTGGGCGAGAGAGGAGACTTTAAAAGCTGAAAAATTAGGTTAATCTGCCCCCTCGTTATTTAAATAGACCCCAGTCTTGCAAGTTGTTCCATGTGCAAGTAGCTGGCAGGATCGAGGCCGtggttttggatttttgtttgtatCATCCCATTCAGTTTCATAGCCATCCTGCAGAATCTAGAACAAAGGGCATATGTCCAGAGTCCCCTAGCAGCGATCTCAGAACACTTCCCCAGACTGGTGTATGGCAGTTGCCGTGCCTTGATGGGACCCTGCTCTGTGAATTATTGAGCAAATACTTTGAGAGGTCTGTTTTAAAATAAGAGGCAACATTCTTTAAAGCAGCTGTTAGAGGcctaattcaggtttcagagtagcagccttgttagtctgtattcacaaaaagaaaaggagtacttgtggcaccttagagactaacaaatttatttgagcataagcttttgtgagctacagctcacttcatcagtaacTCCGCTTACTATGGATGCTGGGgtattaacatttttgttgcagCACAGCAAAAGAAAATGGCTCAGATTGAAAAATTGTGGAGAAGCAGTATATTCAATATTCTATTGTAATTCAGTTCTCCAGTTGCCTGAGCAGAGTTTGAGGATCTAGTATGGGGGCCCCAAGGCTTGTGTTAATCGTAAGAGTGCAGAATTCTTTATCACAAAAAAATCATAGCATGGTACAAATGACTTAGGTCGCATTTCAGTCATTGCAGCCACTGAATTTTTTAGTCCCACTTGAAGTCTCACTTTGACTTTTCCGGATTTGGTGGGTGGTACCATCTTTCCCAGAACATCCAGATATATATGCTTACATGTCTGTGCTGCTGTTTAATCATGTAAAATTAGACTAAAACCTGTATTGTTTGTACAAACATGTACTAACAGTCTTGCTAGGCAGAGACTTTGGAAGGCTGCAGCCTGTAGATATGACCAACTGATAGCCAATGCTGACGCAGAATGTTACAGAAAGATAGTTGCTGTACCTTGTTCAAGGCTATTGCTCTAACTCTTGgctatttttaattaaagcagAACACTGCAGGGTTCGGGTGCTCTTGAATTGCTTGAGTTTGTGCTGCAATGGATCCATTGCTTTTTAGCATCTGCATGCAGCATTGGCTTCAGAATCCCTTGTCAGCATCAGCTGGGGGGATCCTCTGACTCGTAATAGGGGTCCCTATGAGATCGGTTTATCTAGATTTCAAAATGGGTTTGCCGATCACTAGAAAAGAGCATCATTGGCGTGTAATCTCTGGTAAGAAACATCCCTTATCTCCCCCTCACGAGTCATCCTCCTGCAGGGAGGTGTGCTCCTGGGAGAAGCTGAACAGCAAGATAGTAATCCCTTCAGAATGGTTCGTGGTGGGTGTGGTGCGTGGGTAGTGCCCCATGTAGAGATGGCTCCTCTTGTCAGTAAAACACTAGTAAATGGAGATCAATTCTTTTCTTCCATCCTTAGACGAGTAACTTGGGGGAAGTATTTGAACTGTGGGCAGACCTGCATTGCCCCCGATTACATCCTCTGTGACCAATCCATCCAGAACAAAATAGTGGAGAATATCAAGAAGACTCTCAAGGTAAGTGTTAAGTGACGCTTGTTTTGCAAATCTGCAGCTGCTTTCACTGTAATtgtagctgtgtgtgttttgCCCCCAGAGTTCCCGTAATTACGAACCTGTATTTCGGGCTCATGATGGTGTCAAGTGTGTGCCTTGAAATGTTTGTAAACAATTTGACAACTCCAAAGCCCTTGTCATAGCAGTGCCAGGTCTGGGGACTTACTCTGTCAGATGGCCCCACTTGTGTTTCCTGGCATCCATTCAGTTTTCCCAAGCCCGTAGAGTTTCAGATCTGTGCTGTGCAAATGTAACTGGAAATCCATACCTGCAGAGAGCACACTAATACGTTTCAAGGAGATGACAGGCACTTCCGAGGCTGAGAAATGGCCTCATCTGAGTAATGACAGGATTTGCAGCCTCTGCAGTAGTCCAGCTGATGTCTGTGCTGACCCTGACCTAGGCAGGTAGGTGCCAGATTATTGACCAAACATGTCCAATTTTTAAACCCCCCCTcgtcccccccctttttttttaacaggaattCCATGGGGAAGATGTAAAAAAATCTCCAGATTATGAAAGGATCGTCAACAAGCACCACTTTAAAAGGCTCGTGACGCTGCTGGAAGGGCAGAAGATAGCTTAcggaggagagactgaggaggCTTCGTGCTTTATAGGTATTCCTCCTACATTTGCTTGGGACAACAGGGTGGCATATAGGTGTGACCGTGATCCTTATGCCCAGCTAGTGTTCTCTCCTCTCTGAGCTGATGTGTAGTCAGACTTCTGGCTCATTTGGCCTGTGTTTAATCCAGTTGGTGCAtaggattaaaataaaaagcaaacacattggaatatctcctcctcctgcagcctaATGTTCCTAAGGGAGAGGTGTTTCTGGCAGCTGTTTCTATGTTTTGATATAGCTGTTCATTCTCCTCAAGTCTAGTATGAACAAAACACTGGTGAATGGCAGAATAACAGACCATCTTTGGTTTCCTCATTTTCaggtctttcccccccccgccccaagcttTCAGACTCCTATTAATCTGTACAAATCTCTTCTAAGTTGCAGAGACTTGTGGTGCCAGTTTGGAAGTCACACCATGGTGCAAAGCCTCTGGTTGTGCTCAGGTGGTGCCCGCACCACAGCCATGAGGCCTGCCTATtgccttccctttttaaaagggaTAAAGCATGGGGCTGGGTCCAGGAAACCTGGGtttgttctcagctctgccactgacttcctgtgtgaccactTGACCTAACTGCTAATGATGCATACTGTAGCCTGGGCCTATAATAAATGCCATTTGGTACTCAGGTAAGGAGAGGAGTCCCCTaaggttcttgtcccagaatcagACACAACAGAGTCAAAACTGACAAGTTCAGTATCTTGTAGGGAGCCCCAGGCTGTATGGGAAGGGCACTCACCTGGAGAGCAAAACACAACCTTAACCACCTTTTATTAATACAATTAATAGAGACAAGAAAGCTCCGAACCACAGAAGCAAATAGCAATAATAGAGTATTAGAGAAATCTTAGCAGTTATTTCTTGCCTAGCATATGCTCCTACTTATATACCCAAACCCCTTTCTTGGAGATCTGGTGGTCAGAGACGAGAAAAGGACCAGCCTTGTCTCCGGTATGCAAAATGGGTCTGATGGTCCAGATCCCCAGTACCTGAAGATAGGTGATAAAGGATTGAAAGCTGGAGGCTAGCTGCCTTCTTCACCTGAGTTCTTGCTTATATAAGGCCTGGGAATCACCCTGAATGTTCATACAGACACTCTTCCTGCTCTGTCCATATCTAGCTTCCTCACCCTTGTAATATTGGGGTGCCTTTCCCTGATCAGCTAGCTTATTTATCCCTATTGCCAAAGCAAATTTGTGATTAGATGCCTGCCAGCGATCCTGTCCAAAAATATCCAGGCTTAGTATCAGTTCAGTATTCCTGCGGCTGCTTAGTCTTGTCAACTTGTCTCATAAGCAAGCTATTCCCAGTTCCTCAAAATCTAGGGTGACCGTTGGCCACGTTATTTGTGCTAAAGGTCAGAGGCCTATACTTCACTTACGCTAACTTGCTTAAGCCAGTGTCTTACAGGATGCCGACCTGTAgattccttgcattactgctagTGAAATAAGGCTAAGCTGGCCCTACGGGCTGCATACCCACCTTACTAGATCAacaaaactgcatttattttctttgaaaattgagTTGGGGAAACTAGCTGTGCTTGACCATTGCTGAGCTAGATGCAGGAGAGCAGGTGGTGCTTCTTGAGCAGAGCATTTATTTCCCTATGTCCTAACTCAGTTTTCTCCCCTGTCTGCCATAGCCCCGACTATACTCACTGATGTTAGCCCAGAATCCAGGATCATGAAAGAAGAGATTTTTGGCCCCCTCCTTCCCATCGTGACTATAAAGAGTGCAGATGAAGCAATTCAGTTCATAAATCAGCGGGAGAAGCCGCTTgccctttatttattttccaatGATAAAAAGGTAGGTCCTGGGCTGTTGGACACACAACTCTGCCCTGTGTATTATAAACACAGAGCCAGGTTCATCCTTGGCACAGCTTCACTGAGTGCATTTGCCTTTAGCTCATGTTAAATCCCAGCTCTTGGTTCCTGTGGAATCAGATATTCCCAAAGCTCCTGGAACTCGGGGGGCAGGAAGTAACTTAAATCAATCTATTTTGCCCTCACACCCAGGAGGGAACACAACATAGATGGGGCATTTTTGCAGACGGCTTCCCACCACTCCACTGCTCATCATAATAGATCAGGGTGACCAGGCTCTCAAAATGGGTCAGGCCTGTTCATACACCACCAGCCTAGTGTTATGTAAGAATGTGTAGCTTGGCAACATAGCAGAGACTGAAATACTAGCTCAAGTAAGGACACAGTCAGTAACAGAGGCTGGTAATCTTTAATTACAGTATTAGGCAAGTTGAGGCCTCCAGACTTGCAAAGACTGTAGCTAGTACCGATCTTGTACAGACCATTGAATTGGCTATTGCTAGTGGGAACGTGATAAAGCCAAATATATTATAAGCAAAagggaaaggggtgtgtgtgtctgcctgGGAAAGATAACTCTAACCCAGCTGCTGGTGCAGTTCCACAGAGGGCAGTGGGGTTGTACTCGTATAGCTAAGAGAATTTGCTGTCTTGAATCTGAACTTCTAGTTCTAAAAGAGGAAAGAACTCAATGCAGAGTATTAAAACTCTGTACAAAGGGTAGCTCCTCCTGGAAAAGACAGTTATCAGGCATCTCAAAGTCTGAGCATGGAAGGCTCTTGTGAAGTCATCACCAACTTCTTCATTGTGACACTTAGCCCAAGTTAGCCTGCTTGCCAGCCCTTGGAATACAGCTGGTAATTCAGCACTCTGagattttattacatttataGCCATATAAAACCTGCATCCTTTATGGATGGTTTCTTAGAGTATTTCCCTAGTAGGCCAGTCTCTGGGTTCTCTCAGGGGAATTTTTCAATCCTTCCTTAGTCAGGGCTGACGAATTCGCAGCTGAATTGCAGAGCTGTGTGATGTAACCCTGATCATGCACCTGTTCTCACCTCTTCATTCTCACTGCATTTAGCTTTGAAATATTAGTCCCTTTAAACATGTCTAAAACTTGACTCTATAGTGGTGATCTTAAAACATTCATCACAATGCTGTAATCTGACAAGATGCCAAGGAAAATGTTGGCTGCTACATGACCAGTACATGGTGCTGTTTTGGAGACTTCCAGCTCAAAAATTTTTGCCCATAAAATGTGTCTGGAGAAACAACATTTCTGAAGCCACAGATAATAAACTTGATGGGCGGGTTCCCATCATCCCTAAATTTCTTTGTCAAGATAGTTTCTATCATAGTGTTGATCATCCATCTAAAACTTTATACTGAACGCAGCCGGTAGGTTATTTGGTATTGTATCGTCTGTTTGTGTTTTATTAGTTGATCAAAAGGATGATATCGGAGACCTCTAGCGGAGGTGTCACTGCAAACGATGTCATTATGCACTACACTCTCCCAGATCTGCCCTTCGGTGGAGTCGGTGAGTTACAGGAACTTTGTGTAATAAACCATGAGTGTGCTGTGTAGTGCTGCTCTCTGTATCTTAGCCACTGGTTCTTTCCAGTGATCTCATGATGGATCAGAGCCTTGGAGTTCTGTGCAGCAGGTGGCCTCTAGTCCATCCTAAAAAATAGACAGACAGCAGGTTCCCATAGGAAGGTGCTGGCCTGAATTCCTCCCATTTATCCTTAGAACAGGTAGATACACACCCATAGGCAGCTTCCAGCACACACACCTGCACTGCACCAACGTTCCTCCACCCTGGCCTGGAATTACCTCCTCTGTGGATGAGCTGCTAACTCAGTTTccaggcccattcagtccttggtctccCTGCTGAGAGTGCCATCAAGGGGTCCTGTTGTGATGTCAACACCTGTCCTCTGGAAACGGGACTTAGATCCACCAAAGGTTTGACAGAGGGCAGGTTACTGACGGGGCGCTGGGTTTTGAAAGGAACTTGTCTAGTGAATTCCCACCTATGGTGCATgttctgtgcctttgttttcaTGTGGCACACTGCT
It includes:
- the ALDH3A2 gene encoding aldehyde dehydrogenase family 3 member A2 isoform X1 produces the protein MDTPEQTVARARAAFRAGRCRPWAFRLRQLRALERMVKEKETEIAAALQADLHKSECNAYSFEILGVLGEIALMVDRLPTWAAPTPVSKNIMTLTDEVYIHHEPLGVVLVIGAWNYPFVLIMQPLIGAIAAGNAVVIKPSEISENTAKLVAELIPQYIDKDLYPVINGGVTETTELLKERFDHIFYTGSSQVGKIVMEAAAKHLTPVTLELGGKSPCYIDKDCNIEIACRRVTWGKYLNCGQTCIAPDYILCDQSIQNKIVENIKKTLKEFHGEDVKKSPDYERIVNKHHFKRLVTLLEGQKIAYGGETEEASCFIAPTILTDVSPESRIMKEEIFGPLLPIVTIKSADEAIQFINQREKPLALYLFSNDKKLIKRMISETSSGGVTANDVIMHYTLPDLPFGGVGNSGMGNYHGRHSFETFSHRRSCLIKSLTMESMNKIRYPPNSQRKLDWAKFFFLKRFNRGRLGLIALALLGAILAAVIKVAYS
- the ALDH3A2 gene encoding aldehyde dehydrogenase family 3 member A2 isoform X2, which translates into the protein MDTPEQTVARARAAFRAGRCRPWAFRLRQLRALERMVKEKETEIAAALQADLHKSECNAYSFEILGVLGEIALMVDRLPTWAAPTPVSKNIMTLTDEVYIHHEPLGVVLVIGAWNYPFVLIMQPLIGAIAAGNAVVIKPSEISENTAKLVAELIPQYIDKDLYPVINGGVTETTELLKERFDHIFYTGSSQVGKIVMEAAAKHLTPVTLELGGKSPCYIDKDCNIEIACRRVTWGKYLNCGQTCIAPDYILCDQSIQNKIVENIKKTLKEFHGEDVKKSPDYERIVNKHHFKRLVTLLEGQKIAYGGETEEASCFIAPTILTDVSPESRIMKEEIFGPLLPIVTIKSADEAIQFINQREKPLALYLFSNDKKLIKRMISETSSGGVTANDVIMHYTLPDLPFGGVEQVDTHP